Part of the Candidatus Hydrogenedentota bacterium genome, CGCGCTGAACCTGACCAATGTGAACGTGCAGGGCCTCGCGGTCGAGGCGGCGATCACGGGCGACCCGGAGCTGGCCGTGGCGGCCTGCGCCCTGGACCCGCTCACCTCGGCCTGCCTGACCCTCAAGCAGACCCGCGACATGGTGGCGGACCTGCTGGAGGCGGAGAAACAGTGGCTGCCGCAGTTCGCGGGCAAGACCCTCCGGGCCACGCCCGACATCGAGACCCCCCCCGGAACGCCCCACGCGTCGGTGCCGCTGGACCCGGCCCTGGCCGTGGTGCACCGCTTCGGCGAGCTGGCGGAGAAGGCCTCCTCCTGAGGGGGAAGCCGGACGGGCTTCAGGCTCGCCAGAGAAGCCGCCTTGTCCGTTCGTGTTCTTGTGTGCGTTTGTCCGTGCCCGTGTGCGTTCGTCCGAGCCCGTCCGTGTTTGTCCGTGTTTGTCCGTGCCCAGCCCTATAACGACAGCTAAAAAAGACGCCCAAGCCAACCGGCTTGTGTGTTGCCAACAAAGGAGAACAGTGAATGTCTGACAGGACAAAACTGACCCGGCGCGCGTTCCTGAACCGCGCGGCGGCGGGCGCGGCCGCGGCGGGTCTGGGCGCGTTCGGGGCGCGCCCCGCCCACGCGCGGGAGGCCGCGCGGCGGGTGCCCCCCAGCGAGAAGGTGCGCCTGGCCGTCATCGGCACGGGTGGCATGGGCTCGCGCCACATCGAGGCGCTTGCCGTGAACCCGCAGTGCGAGCTGGTCGCCCTGTGCGATGTGGCCAAGGGACGCTACATGCCCGTGCTGGAGAACGTGGAGAAGACGACGGGGCGGAAACTGGACGGCTACCAGGACTTCCGGCATGTGCTGGACCGGCAGGACATAGACGCCATCCTGGTGGCAACGCCGGACCATTGGCACCCGCTGCTCACCATCCTCGGCTGCCAGGCGGGCAAGGACGTGTACGTCGAGAAGCCCGTCTGCACAACCGTCGAGGAGGGCCGCGCCATGGTCGGGGCGGCCCGCCGCTATGGCCGCATCGTGCAGGTGGGCACGCAGCAGCGCTCCATGCCCGTCTTCCAGAAGGCCATAGACATCGTGCAGAGCGGCCGCATCGGCACCGTCACCCATGCCAGCGCGTGGGTGGGCGTGAACGAGTGGCAGGTGGGCGACACCCCCTCGGACGCCATCCCCCGCGGCTTTGACTGGGACATGTGGCTCGGGCCGGCGCCACAGGTGCCGTGGTCCCCGGAGCGCATGAGCTGGATGGGCTGGCACGACTACGCACGCGGCGGCCAGTTGACCAACTGGGGCGTCCACCTCATGGACATCGTCCAGTGGGGC contains:
- a CDS encoding Gfo/Idh/MocA family oxidoreductase is translated as MSDRTKLTRRAFLNRAAAGAAAAGLGAFGARPAHAREAARRVPPSEKVRLAVIGTGGMGSRHIEALAVNPQCELVALCDVAKGRYMPVLENVEKTTGRKLDGYQDFRHVLDRQDIDAILVATPDHWHPLLTILGCQAGKDVYVEKPVCTTVEEGRAMVGAARRYGRIVQVGTQQRSMPVFQKAIDIVQSGRIGTVTHASAWVGVNEWQVGDTPSDAIPRGFDWDMWLGPAPQVPWSPERMSWMGWHDYARGGQLTNWGVHLMDIVQWGIRQDRPLSIQALGGSYLGNAGQDNYSTIEAIIEYPGCTVTWEQRHSNTHANKGYGISFNGTGGRLFVDRGSFVLETAGEGGTEWVGEPEKSWAYPPHHDNFFDCIRTRQKPAADIEQGFRTTTAVLLAGVALKVGRKLHWDGEKERFINDSQADRHLTRAYRAPWHL